A section of the Streptomyces xinghaiensis S187 genome encodes:
- a CDS encoding DUF397 domain-containing protein, with amino-acid sequence MRTGEQRPSIPDDAWTKSSYSSAGPTECVETALLSQGVAVRDSKALERYGLWFSGRAWAVFTKGLQAGHIS; translated from the coding sequence ATGCGCACAGGAGAACAGCGGCCCTCCATACCGGACGATGCCTGGACCAAGTCGTCGTACAGCAGCGCCGGCCCAACCGAATGCGTTGAGACCGCTCTTCTGTCCCAGGGCGTCGCAGTGCGTGATTCCAAAGCCCTTGAGAGGTACGGGCTCTGGTTCAGCGGGCGTGCCTGGGCTGTGTTCACCAAAGGGCTGCAGGCCGGTCACATCAGTTAG